A DNA window from Impatiens glandulifera chromosome 7, dImpGla2.1, whole genome shotgun sequence contains the following coding sequences:
- the LOC124945672 gene encoding exocyst complex component EXO70A1-like, protein MGIPAVSPAAVDLLRERAAKMKEALERSQSITDTMVTVLGSFDHRLSTLETAMRPTQIRTHAIRKAHENIDRTLKAAEVILSQFDLTRQAESNILKGPHEDLESYLEAIEQLKRNINFFSNNKSFKSSDGVINHSNNLLAKAISKLEEEFKQIISSHSKPLEPERLFECLPSSLRPSPESAGDSGGKNLSNHGHHNADLENAVFTPPSLIPQRILPLLHNLAQQMVQAGHQQQLVKIYRDARSLTLEESLRKLGVEKLGKDDVQRMQWEVLEAKIGNWIHFMRIAVKLLFAGERKICDQLFEGLGTLDDQCFSDVTSSSVAVLLSFGDAIAKSKRSPEKLFVLLDMYEIMRELHSEIETLFKGKYCNDIRLSATGLAKQLAQTAQETFGDFEEAVEKDATKTTVADGTVHPLTSYVINYVKFLFDYQSTLKQLFQEFENGGKADSQLAAVTMRIMQALQNNLDAKSKQYREPSLTHLFLMNNIHYMVRSVRKSEAKDLLGDDWIQRHRRIVQQHANQYKRIAWAKILQCLSVQGLTSSGGGSGVGVDGPNSSGVSRTIVKDKLKTFNIQFEELHQRQSQWTVPDSELRESLRLAVAEVLLPAYRSFIRRFGPLVENGKNPQKYIRYSPEDLDHMLGEFFEGKTLSEPRR, encoded by the exons atgggGATTCCGGCAGTATCTCCGGCGGCAGTTGATTTGCTTCGTGAAAGAGCAGCAAAGATGAAAGAGGCACTTGAGAGGAGTCAGTCCATTACAGATACCATGGTCACTGTGCTCGGTTCATTTGACCACCGCCTTTCTACTCTAGAAACGGCTATGCGTCCTACTCAG ATTAGGACGCACGCTATAAGGAAAGCTCACGAGAACATTGACAGAACTCTCAAGGCAGCAGAAGTTATACTGTCTCAATTTGATCTCACTCGTCAG GCAGAGTCTAATATTCTTAAAGGCCCACATGAAGATTTGGAAAGCTATCTTGAAGCAATTGAGCAACTGAAAAGAAATATTAACTTTTTCAGTAACAATAAAAGCTTTAAGAGCAGTGATGGCGTAATCAACCATTCAAACAATCTACTTGCTAAAGCTATCTCCAAATTGGAAGAAGAGTTCAAGCAAATTATATCATCTCATAG CAAACCCTTGGAACCAGAACGCCTTTTTGAGTGCCTTCCAAGTTCATTAAGGCCATCTCCAGAGTCAGCAGGTGATTCAGGTGGCAAAAATCTATCTAATCATGGGCATCATAATGCCGACTTAGAAAACGCAGTTTTTACACCACCTTCTCTCATCCCACAAAGGATTTTGCCGCTACTGCATAATTTAGCCCAACAAATGGTTCAAGCTGGTCATCAGCAGCAGTTGGTTAAAATATACAG GGATGCTCGGTCTCTTACCTTAGAAGAAAGTCTTCGCAAATTGGGTGTTGAAAAGTTGGGCAAGGATGATGTTCAAAGAATGCAATGGGAAGTTTTAGAGGCTAAGATTGGAAATTGGATTCATTTCATGAGAATAGCT GTCAAGCTACTGTTTGCTGGGGAACGAAAAATCTGCGATCAATTATTTGAGGGGTTAGGTACTCTTGACGATCAGTGCTTTTCTGATGTCACTTCAAGTAGCGTTGCTGTCCTCCTTAGTTTTGGCGATGCAATTGCCAAAAGCAAGAGATCGCCAGAAAAATTATTTGTCCTTTTAGACATGTATGAGATAATGAGAGAACTTCATTCAGAG ATTGAAACACTCTTCAAAGGGAAATATTGCAATGATATTAGACTTTCTGCAACTGGATTGGCAAAGCAACTTGCCCAAACTGCGCAAGAGACTTTTGGGGATTTTGAGGAAGCAGTCGAGAAAGATGCAACAAAAACTACAGTTGCAGATGGAACTGTCCATCCTCTCACTAGCTACGTCATTAACTATGTGAAATTCCTGTTTGA CTATCAATCAACGTTGAAACAACTTTTTCAAGAATTTGAAAATGGAGGTAAAGCAGATTCTCAGTTGGCTGCTGTAACAATGCGAATAATGCAGGCTCTCCAAAATAATCTTGATGCAAAATCAAAGCAATACAGAGAGCCCTCTCTCACTCACTTGTTCCTCATGAACAACATTCACTATATGGTCAGATCTGTGCGAAA GTCTGAGGCTAAGGATCTACTGGGAGATGATTGGATCCAAAGACACAGGAGGATTGTGCAACAGCATGCAAATCAGTACAAGAGAATTGCTTGGGCAAAG ATTCTGCAGTGTCTATCAGTCCAAGGGCTGACCTCTTCTGGTGGGGGTAGTGGAGTTGGTGTGGATGGACCGAATAGTAGTGGAGTTTCAAGAACGATAGTGAAAGACAA GTTGAAGACATTTAATATCCAATTTGAGGAGCTTCATCAACGACAGTCCCAATGGACAGTTCCAGACTCAGAATTGCGAGAATCTCTTAGACTTGCAGTTGCGGAAGTCCTATTGCCAGCATATAGATCTTTCATTAGACGGTTTGG GCCACTGGTTGAGAATGGTAAGAATCCGCAAAAGTATATAAGGTACTCACCAGAGGATCTTGATCACATGTTGGGGGAGTTTTTTGAGGGGAAGACCTTGTCTGAACCTAGACGATAG